The Lycium barbarum isolate Lr01 chromosome 10, ASM1917538v2, whole genome shotgun sequence genome includes a region encoding these proteins:
- the LOC132615851 gene encoding uncharacterized protein LOC132615851 isoform X2 has protein sequence MHLWPSMRLRESFKERYLKNLEWNLHRMDSQKQCGNKSANDQKLLDGSSEAGSCSSNGEGEKLVVICRELLMILSCCYCCFCCGACVADEE, from the exons ATGCATCTATGGCCATCAATGAGATTAAGGGAGTCTTTCAAAGAGAGATACTTGAAAAATCTTGAATGGAATCTCCATAGAATGGATAGTCAGAAGCAATGTGGCAACAAGTCTGCCAATGATCAGAAGCTTTTGGATGGTTCCAGTGAGGCAGGAAGCTGTTCTAGTAATGGTGAGGGAGAAAAATTGGTTGTGATTTGTAGAGAATTGCTCATGATTCTTTCTTGTTGCTACTGCTGTTTCTGCTGTGGAG CTTGTGTTGCTGATGAAGAATAA
- the LOC132615851 gene encoding uncharacterized protein LOC132615851 isoform X1, whose protein sequence is MHLWPSMRLRESFKERYLKNLEWNLHRMDSQKQCGNKSANDQKLLDGSSEAGSCSSNGEGEKLVVICRELLMILSCCYCCFCCGAIKHTCFQLQLCSMLLNFLLIDTLIWKKILVENVVCANLSMLISASAPGLPNFLHHNARSYGKQEPVDNNFGRCSPPLP, encoded by the exons ATGCATCTATGGCCATCAATGAGATTAAGGGAGTCTTTCAAAGAGAGATACTTGAAAAATCTTGAATGGAATCTCCATAGAATGGATAGTCAGAAGCAATGTGGCAACAAGTCTGCCAATGATCAGAAGCTTTTGGATGGTTCCAGTGAGGCAGGAAGCTGTTCTAGTAATGGTGAGGGAGAAAAATTGGTTGTGATTTGTAGAGAATTGCTCATGATTCTTTCTTGTTGCTACTGCTGTTTCTGCTGTGGAG CTATCAAACACACCTGCTTCCAACTCCAGCTCTGTTCCATGCTGCTAAATTTCTTGCTCATTGACACTTTAATCTGGAAAAAGATTTTGGTGGAAAATGTTGTTTGTGCTAACTTGTCTATGCTCATATCTGCTAGTGCACCTGGCCTTCCAAATTTCCTACATCACAATGCTAGGAGTTATGGTAAGCAAGAACCTGTGGACAACAATTTTGGGAGATGCAGTCCACCACTTCCCTAA